A single genomic interval of Wolbachia endosymbiont of Diaphorina citri harbors:
- a CDS encoding IS110 family transposase: protein MAKVKSKLEITNPNAAGIDVGSAVHYVCVPEGSDEQRIQKFSCFTEDLYNIAKWLKKCKVNTVAMESTGVYWIPLFQVLESHGFEVKLVNAKHVKNVPGRKSDVQDCQWIQQLHSYGLLQGSFRPDDQMCVLRSYVRQRKNLIENASTHTLRMQKALTQMNIQLHRVISDTTGVTGMQIIKAIIDGESNPEKLAELRDGRIKSDKSVIAKALAGNYRKEHLFTLKQEFELYNIYQEKVAECDRSIEEYYKTFETKSDESKKLGEEKNKHRKSKPNFALHEELYRVTGIDFTKIPGLDILTVQTIISEVGVNYNKWRSEKHFTSWLGLSPANKITGEKVFSTRTRKVINRAANAFRMAAHCVSRSNSGIGAYCRRLKKRLGAPKAITATARKLACIFYSMLKYGQEYVERGIDYYETRYKERVVKNLIKKAQEFGYILVQQE from the coding sequence ATGGCAAAGGTCAAAAGTAAATTAGAGATAACGAATCCTAATGCAGCAGGAATCGATGTTGGCTCGGCTGTACATTATGTATGTGTACCCGAAGGAAGCGATGAACAACGTATACAAAAATTTAGCTGCTTTACGGAAGATCTCTACAACATAGCAAAATGGTTGAAAAAATGTAAAGTTAATACAGTAGCCATGGAGTCAACAGGAGTGTACTGGATTCCTTTGTTTCAAGTACTTGAATCACACGGATTTGAAGTAAAACTGGTAAACGCAAAACATGTTAAAAATGTACCTGGGAGAAAATCAGATGTGCAAGATTGTCAATGGATTCAACAACTACACAGTTACGGGTTACTCCAAGGGTCATTTAGGCCAGATGATCAAATGTGTGTATTGCGTAGTTATGTTCGGCAACGTAAAAATTTAATTGAAAATGCTTCTACACATACTTTGCGTATGCAAAAAGCGCTAACACAAATGAATATTCAACTACATAGAGTTATAAGCGATACAACTGGTGTAACTGGAATGCAAATTATTAAAGCAATAATAGATGGTGAGAGTAATCCTGAAAAATTGGCTGAACTAAGAGATGGACGAATAAAAAGTGATAAATCTGTTATTGCAAAAGCATTAGCAGGAAACTATAGAAAAGAACACCTATTTACATTAAAGCAAGAATTTGAGCTATATAATATTTATCAGGAAAAAGTAGCAGAATGTGACAGGAGCATTGAAGAATATTATAAAACATTTGAGACAAAGTCTGATGAGAGTAAAAAGTTAGGTGAAGAGAAAAATAAGCATAGAAAAAGTAAACCAAACTTTGCTTTGCATGAAGAATTATATCGAGTAACTGGTATAGATTTTACCAAAATTCCTGGATTGGATATACTAACTGTACAAACTATCATTTCGGAAGTTGGTGTTAACTATAATAAATGGCGATCAGAAAAGCATTTTACTTCGTGGTTGGGGCTAAGCCCTGCTAATAAAATTACAGGGGAAAAAGTGTTTAGCACAAGAACACGTAAAGTCATTAATCGTGCCGCGAATGCATTTCGAATGGCTGCTCACTGTGTATCAAGAAGCAATAGCGGAATAGGTGCATATTGTAGAAGGTTAAAAAAAAGACTAGGTGCACCAAAAGCGATTACTGCTACGGCAAGAAAATTAGCATGTATCTTTTATAGTATGTTGAAGTATGGACAAGAATATGTAGAAAGAGGAATAGATTATTATGAAACACGTTACAAAGAGAGGGTTGTAAAAAATTTAATCAAAAAGGCACAGGAATTCGGTTATATCTTAGTTCAACAGGAATAA
- a CDS encoding transposase, with protein sequence MEQKIFHHWRQCTTIFSGSGKLEKIHDMLVKEVRKMVGKNETPSVGIIDSQSVKTTQKGAGKKIKGRERHIVVDTVGLVIMADVHSASVQDRHVALDLFIRAKVKP encoded by the coding sequence GTGGAGCAAAAGATTTTTCACCATTGGAGACAGTGTACGACTATTTTCTCAGGTAGTGGCAAATTGGAAAAAATACATGATATGCTAGTAAAAGAGGTAAGAAAAATGGTTGGCAAAAATGAAACACCATCAGTAGGAATAATTGATAGTCAATCAGTGAAGACTACTCAAAAAGGAGCTGGCAAGAAAATAAAGGGTAGAGAACGTCATATTGTTGTAGACACAGTAGGCCTAGTTATTATGGCAGATGTTCACAGTGCAAGCGTTCAAGATCGTCATGTTGCTCTAGATCTTTTTATTCGAGCTAAAGTAAAGCCTTAA
- a CDS encoding exopolysaccharide biosynthesis protein — MQKSENLTEDKKLASDILQEVADAGNANSDKVTLFEIKTSLQERGFGILIIIFSLPLSVPIPVPPGYTTILSIPLILFSLQLLLGFHSPWMPNWLERKSFKRSTLALVVKKTLPALKKIEKFMKPRMSFIFLEPGEKILAFIMLVCALVIANPFPLTHFIPAIGTTLISLGIMSKDGLVSIFGVLVSLCGILFALIVIVKGPQLIMSAFSFLKVLCMVNL, encoded by the coding sequence GTGCAAAAAAGTGAGAATTTGACTGAAGATAAAAAATTAGCATCTGATATTCTACAAGAGGTTGCAGATGCTGGTAATGCTAATAGTGACAAAGTGACGTTGTTTGAAATTAAAACATCTCTACAAGAACGTGGTTTTGGTATTTTAATAATTATTTTCTCCTTGCCACTATCTGTGCCTATACCAGTTCCACCTGGCTATACAACTATACTTTCCATACCGTTAATCTTATTTTCACTGCAGCTTCTGCTTGGGTTTCATTCTCCCTGGATGCCAAATTGGTTAGAAAGAAAATCCTTTAAACGTTCAACACTAGCCCTTGTGGTCAAAAAAACTTTACCTGCATTAAAAAAAATAGAAAAGTTCATGAAACCAAGAATGTCCTTTATCTTCCTAGAGCCAGGTGAAAAGATTTTGGCATTTATAATGTTAGTTTGTGCGTTGGTGATAGCCAATCCGTTTCCGTTAACTCACTTTATTCCAGCAATCGGTACAACTCTTATTTCACTTGGTATTATGAGTAAGGATGGTCTTGTCTCGATATTTGGAGTGTTGGTATCCTTGTGTGGAATATTATTTGCTCTTATTGTAATAGTTAAAGGTCCACAGCTTATAATGAGTGCGTTTTCTTTTCTAAAAGTTTTGTGCATGGTTAATCTTTAA
- a CDS encoding IS256 family transposase, whose translation MSQRIADRTTGLVDYKELETNILSSIREGRPLMGKDGALTPFVKRLLEASLEGEIEHHLSTESEENNRRNGRNGKTLKTSAGSFELLTPRDREGSFEPQIVKKRQTSLHPELETKVLNMFASGVGYRDIASYVEEIYDHKISAAEISGITDKLLPIINEWRSRPLQSVYPIVFMDGMFFKVKEDGRCVSKCMYNILGIDQNGRKEVLGFYLAESEGASFWLGVLNDLKERGIEDILIACVDGLKSFPAAINSVFPNVEVQLCVVHQIRNSLKYVSSKDVKVFMNDLKKIYRATSKEIAENYLLELEEKWGEKYPLVVKSWQNNWESLSGYFKYSGPVRRLIYTTNLIEGLHRQIRKFTKTKGAFTSINALYKLVYCAIRKVEEKWTMPVHDWALSISQLDIFFPSRLKIELN comes from the coding sequence ATGAGTCAAAGAATAGCAGATAGAACTACTGGTTTGGTAGATTATAAAGAATTAGAAACAAATATCTTGTCGTCTATACGAGAAGGTAGACCATTAATGGGAAAAGATGGTGCATTAACGCCATTTGTAAAAAGGCTACTTGAAGCAAGCTTGGAGGGTGAAATAGAACATCATTTATCTACTGAAAGCGAAGAAAACAATCGTAGAAACGGAAGGAATGGAAAAACTTTGAAAACAAGTGCAGGTTCATTTGAACTATTGACACCAAGAGACAGAGAGGGAAGTTTTGAACCACAGATAGTGAAAAAAAGGCAAACAAGCCTACATCCAGAACTTGAAACAAAGGTCTTGAACATGTTTGCAAGTGGTGTGGGATACAGAGATATAGCATCATATGTGGAAGAAATTTATGACCATAAAATATCTGCAGCAGAGATATCTGGAATTACAGATAAATTACTACCTATAATCAATGAATGGCGTAGCCGTCCACTGCAATCAGTGTATCCAATAGTATTTATGGATGGGATGTTTTTTAAGGTAAAAGAAGACGGTCGCTGTGTAAGTAAGTGCATGTATAACATATTAGGAATAGACCAAAATGGCAGAAAAGAAGTACTGGGTTTTTACTTAGCAGAAAGCGAGGGAGCTAGCTTCTGGTTAGGCGTATTAAATGACTTGAAAGAGAGAGGAATAGAAGACATTTTGATAGCTTGTGTCGATGGCCTAAAAAGCTTTCCTGCAGCTATAAATAGCGTATTTCCTAATGTGGAAGTACAGCTATGTGTAGTGCATCAAATACGGAACTCTCTGAAATACGTATCAAGCAAAGATGTAAAAGTTTTCATGAATGATTTAAAAAAAATATACCGCGCTACAAGTAAAGAAATTGCAGAAAATTATTTGCTTGAGCTGGAGGAAAAATGGGGCGAAAAGTATCCATTAGTTGTAAAATCTTGGCAGAACAATTGGGAAAGTTTATCTGGTTACTTCAAGTATTCAGGTCCTGTTAGAAGGCTAATTTATACCACTAATCTCATCGAGGGGCTACACAGGCAAATTAGGAAATTTACCAAGACCAAAGGCGCATTCACCAGCATAAATGCCTTGTACAAGCTGGTATATTGTGCTATAAGAAAGGTGGAAGAGAAATGGACGATGCCTGTACATGATTGGGCATTATCTATATCTCAACTCGATATTTTTTTCCCTAGTAGATTAAAGATTGAGTTGAATTAA
- a CDS encoding GPW/gp25 family protein encodes MRGMDAKTGKELEGIEHLKQSIIDILTTPVNSRIMRRDYGSRLFELVDKPINRDFTLEIYAAVAGALEKWERRFKLEKVKITEVKEGRVTLNLEGVYLSEGKFININGVVV; translated from the coding sequence ATGAGAGGAATGGATGCTAAAACAGGTAAAGAATTAGAGGGAATAGAACATTTAAAGCAATCAATAATTGATATATTAACCACTCCAGTAAACAGTAGAATAATGAGGAGAGATTATGGCTCAAGATTATTTGAATTGGTGGATAAGCCAATAAATCGTGATTTTACACTAGAAATTTATGCAGCAGTAGCAGGAGCACTAGAAAAATGGGAGAGAAGGTTTAAATTAGAGAAAGTGAAGATAACAGAAGTAAAAGAAGGGAGAGTAACATTGAATTTAGAAGGTGTCTATCTTTCAGAAGGTAAGTTCATAAATATTAATGGAGTAGTTGTTTAA
- a CDS encoding PAAR domain-containing protein, with product MRRAIVCTGDSCTGVPIHVCVSGSKDVRINGRSVCRRSDTLTMGETLTQGSNSVFVNGIGVARTGDVASCSFQVVSKNQSVFSK from the coding sequence ATGAGAAGAGCTATAGTTTGTACAGGTGATAGTTGTACTGGAGTACCTATTCATGTTTGCGTAAGCGGGAGTAAAGATGTGCGTATTAATGGTAGATCTGTCTGTCGTAGAAGTGATACCTTAACTATGGGAGAGACACTAACACAAGGATCAAACAGCGTATTTGTAAATGGTATTGGTGTAGCGAGAACAGGTGATGTGGCGTCCTGTAGTTTTCAAGTAGTAAGTAAAAATCAAAGTGTGTTTTCAAAATAA
- a CDS encoding phage baseplate assembly protein V — MLDHSFAISELNRRLANIIRIGVVKEIDYEKAKVRVKIGEFLTDWLPWITSKAGKDRDWSPPDIGEQVMIFSPLGELSLGVVLGGIYQEKYPAPENKEEINSVKFQDGTRLLYDKEKHHLEIEVVDKITLKAGESSIEMTKSGIKLKGSRIDLN, encoded by the coding sequence ATGTTAGACCATAGTTTTGCAATTTCAGAGCTAAATAGAAGATTAGCGAATATCATTCGTATAGGAGTTGTAAAAGAAATAGATTATGAAAAAGCAAAAGTAAGAGTGAAAATAGGAGAATTTTTAACAGATTGGTTGCCGTGGATAACGAGCAAAGCAGGAAAAGATAGAGATTGGTCTCCACCAGATATCGGTGAACAGGTTATGATATTTTCTCCTCTTGGTGAACTATCATTAGGAGTGGTATTAGGAGGAATATATCAGGAAAAATACCCTGCACCAGAGAATAAAGAAGAAATAAATAGTGTGAAGTTTCAGGATGGAACAAGATTGTTATATGATAAAGAGAAGCATCATTTAGAGATTGAAGTAGTAGATAAAATAACACTGAAAGCTGGAGAATCGAGTATAGAAATGACAAAAAGTGGAATAAAACTGAAAGGAAGTAGAATAGATTTAAATTGA